Genomic window (Plasmodium knowlesi strain H genome assembly, chromosome: 9):
ACAAAACTGAGCaaagaaaacagaaaaactacaaaatgaattattagcagggaaaaaaaaaaaaaaaaaagtctaagtaatattttcacattttgtgTAAACAGAATTTATGCTTCTTTTCCTATATTAAAGTGGCAAAACCGTCCTGACAAAGGGGACAAAGTTGTGAAGTGATAACTTCGCCAAATTATGGGTAACAAATCTTAAAAACTAAGACAAGgtaaaactaaaaaaaaaaaaaaatagagaaaagtgtgcaaagggaagaatgggggggaaaaaaaacacctgaacggttcataaaaaaagctaaaaaaatatgaacaaaacaaaaaaaaaaaaaaaaaaaaaaaaaaagaagaaagaaaaatggaagcatAGCTACATGGTAAACAACTTCCGTTTGTATTTATTATACAGTTCTACTTAACGGCATCCATGAGACACGCTTTTTAGTCATCCTCAGGGGGCAAAGAAGAGAAAGTTCTTCCAATAGTTATTCAGGCACAACATGCGTTTATGCATTTCTCCcgttaaatgaaaaaaaatgcttctcCCAAACAGCACTGTGCCCGAAGAAGCCCTTCTAACTAGCTCCGTTCCTTTACGTGATCTTCATACTCTCGCAGTTCCTACGTACAAAGCTAATTTCACAAAtcttcaaaaatgaaattttccaCTTCATCCTCGCCCTTATCCCGAATGTTCTTGTCGCTttcgtttatattttttatttcctcctggATGTAGTCCTCGTCGAATCCACGCTTTTCCACCTCAGCTGCAAGCAATTCGTGTGAACCGGTTGAAAGCATATTGAGGAGCTTCGACAGGGTCTCGTCTGAAAGGGGTGAAATGATAGAAAATGGCGTGAATAATGAGGAGTGAATAAAGTGGTGATGTCAGAAATTCCGTGGAACAGGTTTATGACAACAGGGACGTGCAGGCATAACAACTCCCCAAGGAAGACATTCCCCTTCGTCATTCCTCTGACACTTACCCACTAGGCGGTTGCTGGGCTCGCAAATCTCCTTGAGGACGGCGTTCTTCGTCTCGTTGAGGAAGTTCATCTTGACGAGGGGCTGCAGTACACGCTTTCCCTGCATGTTTAGAATGTTTAACTTCAAAGTGTTGAGATCCAAAATGTTCTTCATGTGCTCATCAGAACAATTGAAAAGCATATCGGTCAAATGAAGGAGAGTACAGACAGAAGTAACTTTTAAAGgactgttttttttgttcctcttctcagcatataaaaaataggaattTAATCTATTGGCTATGGCAGTGTAGTAATTTCCCATGTGAGCCTTCACCAGGTTACCTAACGACCCAATGATTGAATAACTGGgcgttttattattttcatgaTTAAATGGAATGGAAGAAATATTTCCTGCAATTCTCATAACTTTTGTACAATAATTAAAAGctttggatttttttattttttttaacactttAGAATACTCTTCATTGTTACTATATCTCTTGTCAATGACTAGCAAATCATCTATTAGGTTTAAGAAGGCATGTTCATTCCCCACTTCGAACCCAAGCATGTTTTGATAATACTTCCACTGTTGTACTAGGATAGGTGCTCCTGAACAGAGGACATTTAATTCTATGCTTTTGTCCAAGTCCACAACAGATCCATACTCTTCTggagctagccattttgaaAACATTATAGCCATCCGTTGAGCTAATTCCTTTGATGTAATACTAATGATGAGGTTATTAACTGCACATGTCCCtcctttctctttattcTTAACAATTGGAGGTAATTTTGCATACGGTATTCCAATGGTCCTcaacattttaattttaatttcctttagCGATTGGTTTAGTATAGATTTGTTCAAACCTAACGTTTCGTAAAAATGGCCATCCTTATAGAAAGACATGTCTGTTAATATTTTAAACATTTCCGAAAGAATTCTATCATACATATCTAGGGAAAtgatattattatttatttgtatatCTCTTTGATTTATGCTATGTTTTTCCAAAGCTTCTTGTAGTAACTTCCCTGAGTCCTTGCTTGTGCGTAGCTTTAATAATCCTTTTACTCCTTCCTTGGCGCTTTCGATGATTTCAAGGATTACTCTTTCTATGCTGGACACGTGGATGCCCTTCTCTCTCAGCGAGGACAGAACAGAAGTTTCGACCTCGGGGTGGATCGTCCCGTATATTTGGTGCTCTCCTTCTTCAGTGTGGTCGGCATGTTCAGAATGGTCAACATTGTCGGCATGTTCAGAACGGTCAACATGGTCGGCATGTTCAGAATGGTCAGCATGGTCGGCATATTCTCCATGTTTAGCATGGTCGGCATGTTCTCTATGTTCAGCATGGTCGGCATGTTCTCCATGTTCAGTGTGTTTTGCatgctcttccttttctgcatGGTCGGCATGTTCAGCATGTTCAGCATGTTCAGCATGTTCAGAATGTTCAGCATGTTCAGCATGTTCAGTATGTTGTGCatgctcttccttttctgcatGATCGCTATGCTCGACCTGTTCTCCATGTTCAGTGTGTTTTGCATCACCCCCCTGTTGTTCATGTTGATCGTGCAAATGTGGCAGTGCTCCCATGTTGGAAGCTCCCCCGTCGCGCTCCTCACCATCATTTTTAGCTACCACTTCGTGGGGCATATTCTGTTGGGATGCTTTATATTCACCTGGGGTTGTCGATTCAAAGgcgttttctcctttcagGTCTACCGTGTTGTGCATATTATTCATGGAAGGAGaactgttttcttctttatctgAAGGGGTGGATGTATGCAAGTCCATCTGCCCATTATCAGAATTAGAGTCCGTAGTGGTACTCTCATTGTGTGTGTCGTTCTTCTCGATACCCACATTCCCGACGGCATGCTCGTTTGACGCTTCTTCAGCGTGTCCATTCGCCGTTCCGTCCACCTTTCCACTAGTGTCTACACTTGCACCAACGTTTGTGCCGTTTCCGTTGCTCCCTTTATCGTGTTCGCCTTGGTGGGGTGTTTCCTCATTACCTCCTCCATGTGTTGGCTCCACCTGGCTGCCAGTATTTCCTTTCTCAGCGCTCCCACCAGTAGACTCCTCCGTATGGTTAGCCTCTTCACTTACATTTTCCTGCAACGGCTGGGTGTTAACAATTGGTTCACTTGGCTGCTCCTGCGAGTGATTCCCCGCCTGTCCATCTTCAGGGTTACCATCTGCCGTGAATTCCAGGAAGGAGACATTCGTCGCCACGTTGGGCTCTGAAAAGGGgaattggatttttttttttttttttttcttctacttgGAGGGTGGGTTAGCGTGGACACTTATATACCACCCGCGTAATTGCACGCGTGTTTGTCACAGTTACGTGTGACTTCCCTATGCTGTCCCTCTATAcctatcttttttttttttttttttttttctttttgcttaCTCCTGAACGACTCGGCTTCGTCAACAATTGCAGAAATAGCcagaaaaatggacaaaagaAAAACCCTTTTACGAGACATGATTGCACTGTTGTATTATTTTAAGATAGAAAACATCTTTTCCTTGTctccgtttttctttttttttttttttttttttttcgctcttGCATGTCTGCAAAAACGGCGATATCTTTAAAAACGCATGTACAGGTACAGGACAGAAGaatcgcattttttttttttttttttttttttttttttttttttttcctttggtaATATTTATACCGGCGAAAGCATTAGAAACATTCTggggaggtaaaaaaaaaagctgtgCGCGGCCCGGTGCAGAGGAGTGCATTGGACGCACACACGCATATAAGAGCATACGTATGCGCTTACAcatgtttatgtatatattcctacacatatgtataacgCCCATGCGTTCATTGGAGATGACCTtcggagttttttttttttatttcaccacGATTGTGTGTTTGCATAATGCGGAGGAAGTAGGGAGGGTGAACTTGGGGCGGTGGTACGTTTGGACGTACGCACGCCAGTGGATGATCATCCAAAAAATCAGAGAATTAAAAGTGCCATGTGCGAACCgtgtagaaaaataaaagaaggggatAGCCAAAAATGCGTACGGAAAATTTGTCAGACTTTGAAAATACCTTGCGGGGATGCAGATGTGTCTGCAAAGGGATGAAGAAATGGTGAAATAGGCTAATGCCAacgttggagaaaaaaaagaaaaaaaaaaaaaaaaaaaaaaagttactacacaaaggggaaatcgcaaaaaggaaatgacaCAAATACTCAAAAACAAACGCTAAGTCATTAAAAACAGGGGAAGAGCTAAACAACAGGCAAGGCGACAAAAAATACATGGGCTATGGAGTTACGCATGGGGGGCATAGAGCACAGGCATGCGCCGAAATAATCGTTCTCACTCTCAGATGAGGACACATCATACGATAATATGACACAGTACAATACAGTGAAGTACAAAACATGACATGTTGCAGTGCGTGCCATCCTCGGCACAAGTGTGTCTTTTCGTTTGTGGGAGTGTCCCTGCTGTATATATCAGGGAGCGCACTAATAAAGGATAGCAgaatagaaaagaattacatggaaggaaagaggtgAGGAAAAGGGGAGCTTCAAAAATTTCGCCACAGAATTGGGACGCTAGAaagattataaaaaaaaaaaaaaaaaaaaaaaaaaaaaatgcaactaTCAAACGGGGGCAAATGTTTCTGCCTCCTCGGACgggatacaaaaaaaaaaaaaaaaaaaaagaaaagaaaaaaaaggtatgcGGGTTGTGGAAGAAAACGATTCATCAGAGAATGAGATGCTCCAATAAGTGCTTGACCGTTGCGGATTCCTCTGAACAGATCCTCGGGTGTGCAATAATCTGCACGTGCGCATTGGAATACAAGGGGAGGGAAATCGAGTAGCGTTGGATGGGCAACTGGTTTAGACAATAAAACAAAACCTCATAGTACAGAAGTTCGGGATTCTTACAAAATTTTTCGATGAGCTGTTCATTCGAAATGctataaatatgaaaaaggatttgtttgtatttctttttgtcGTTTTTTGTAATCCCTTTTAGTAGCGTCGTTCCTTtccacttcttcttcctcccactGGTCATACGGATATTGTTCTTGGGATTCTCGTTGCCTTCCTTCCGAGGCTCTTCATGTATTTGCTCTGATGAAGCTtgttccctttcttcttGTTCATTATaagtattatttttattccatccCCTACCCACGTTTTCTTCACCAGACGACTCATCGTTCGACTCACCTCCCTCATTATCCTCAGATGTCGTGTCAAAGAACTCACTTATGTAGTCATATTCTTCATTCTTACCTTCGCATAACTGTGATttgttgttttcctttttcttgtttgATTCATTGGAGAGTGGACAGTTCAATTGgtttttcgtttcttcttcGCATGATTCACTGGTCTTTCCATTGGGCACTGTCTCTGTGGCGTCGCCAAGGGTGATAGCTTGATCCGGCGTGACGGTAAGGGTGGCCTCGCTCATTGGTTGGTAATTCTGGCAACGGTTCTGGAGTTCACTCCCATCTACACTGTTTCCCTCACATACTGAGCTCTCACCTGCTGATCCCACAAGGGCGCTCCTCTCAGCTCCATTCTTCAAGTAAAATAAGGAATAATTCTTCAGCGCATTGATGGTATTTTGCAAGGAAAAGGATTTTCCCTGAGCCATgtccatcttcttcttttttttcttctttaaattaTCGTCCAATGTTTTTATgtcatttataattttcctcTTGAGGCAATCGAAGAACAGTTTCTCAAAGAACTTGTAATCATCaagcttcttcttctggtTATTCTCCTGCGTGTCACTTTGGTTTACATTGTAGGAACTTGGTCCGATCGGAGTGGTGCTTTCCTTCGCAGGACGACTGCTCTTGGAACCATCACTCATATGACGACTCCCTTGAGGGATTTTTCCATCCTCTGCAGATACTCTTTCCACATAGCCACTACTTCCATGCTTGTTAATCTTCTGATTACTGTACATCCCCCCCTCACTTTCCCTAGCAGTGGAGTTACTCACAATTTTATAATTCTCTGGAATGCACAAATACTTATCATGGTAACTAGTTTGTTTCTCTTTCCTCTCTGTagattcttccttctgctttACATTAACATCTCCATGCGCAATAACATTTTCGCTTGTGTTCGTGTCACTGACCACCTGTGATGTAGAttccttcttcctgttcCTCTGCAGGTGGATATCCTCATACGTATGTGACTTAAAGAAGGATGCCTTCCTACTTTTCTGGGGGGTACTAACGTTCTTCGACTCGATGGTCAGAAAATTCATGGAGGACAACTTATCAGAGGATTCGTACAGGCCCATTCGTTCTCTCCGGTTCGTCTCCGCTGTGCTAACGTTCTTCCTAAAACGAATGGGTAGCATCTGTACGTTCACTCCGTCTGACATGTAGGGCTTATCCATTCGGCTTTGCATCACGGGTGCCTTATCCTCCTTCTGGATCGAACCCACCCTCTTGTTCATCTGCACAGGAACATTGCCAGAGTTTTGTTCCTCCCACATTGGACTGTCTTCCCTCTTGGAGCAGCCACTCTGAGACTTGGATGAACTGACATCACCCACACGTACGTTATCGCCAAGTGTGTTGTCCTCATAGGGggccttcttcttcctcttcattttccccttctttccatcCTCCTTAGCAACGTAATCCCCATAATAGTTCATAAAGACGttaaatttcttcctctgcGAATAGGAGAGAAACTTGCGGGAAGAAATGATCGTCTGTAGCATCTGGTCCAGGAATCGATTCTGATACTTCCGCTTGTTCAACAGATAATTCGGATTCTTCAAATCCTGatagaagtaaaaaaacaacagtttcttcttcctcatgTATAAATGTACCACGGAGAAAATGTTAATGGGAATTTCCGGAACGTTCTTCGCCTGCTCTATTATAAACATAATAAGCTCCTCGTTAAAAAGTGTGTAAGGTAAAATGAGAGAGGTACGAATCCCGACTAGCCAATCGGATTGAGCATtcccataaaaaataatattttcaaattttttcaaaatatttatacTCTCTACACTAGCAATCTTCAGTAACAAAGTAGTCTTATTGTTCAAATCATCAATGGTGTGGGCTCCGAGGTATGTAGAAAAAAGGTTCAtgattttcatattttcatgCACACCAATATGTGGACATGCAAAAGTAATGAAATtaatcaattttttatttttaaacattttttttctgtacatatTAATAAGAACAGATCTGTTTAAAATTCCTCCAAGAGAGTGTCCAATCATGGACACGTTAATTCTTtcattaattattttaaaaagacaATTCAGTTCGGTACATATTCTCTCCGTGCCGACATCGACCCCTTCAAAGGTATGGCTCTGATTGCTATAAGTTATGTATACGAATAAATTGGGGTACTTAACCAATAGGGGATTTACGATATTTTGAAAATCATGCACACTAGCTGTTAATCCATGTTGAAATATGAAGTAGTGAGGATTCTTCAACGACATGTTTGACTTCCTCTTGCATTCCAGACAATGGCAACTgatagaattaaaaaaacaataacaaCGAGAACACTGCTTAATCGACCCGTATGACTTAATAATGTTGTATAGACATAGTGGGAATGGCTTCTTCTTAGTTTCGTCTATGTAGTAAAATTGCTTTATGTAGTTCAGATTGTTCTTGTACTTATTGTATATCCTATGACTGCGAGTGTTGAGGTGATCCTTCCGCGCCTCCTGGGGGAGAGTTCCCTCATTTATCACGACATTAGGTATCACTCCTTCCTCTTCCGAGCGATGTACACTGAACGAGTGGCTTCTTTTCAATAAAGGTACACACAACGCGTCACCCTTCAAGTGCACATTATTACGCATGTCCCTCTTAACGAAATGGCGCCTGCGCATGTCTCTCCTATTCGTTAATCtgatttccttcctctcccttGGCGATATACGCCCGACGCTGAGGTCGCTACCGCTGCAGAGACCAAGGCCATTTCGATCATTTCGTCCCATTCGTCCcattcttcccatttgatTGTTCCAAATATTTTGAGATGACAAGTTCGGTTCgctcaacttttttttctgactaCCCTCATTGTCCCTTACAGGAATTCGACCACTGCTGCAGTTGCTGACGGAGGAGCTGATCTGCTCACCACCCCTACAATTCACTCTGTCCCCCACAGCTAGAAATCTGGAATGTCCTCCTATCTCCTTcttgcttttttcttcactatCCAGGGAGAGCGTGTCACACGaattgttgttgttgctcATTTGGTCGGGAAGTACCACCTTCTTGCAGTAGAACAGATCAGAGCTGTCGCAGGTTCCCAAGTTGCTACTGTCGTAGAAGAGCTTGCTCTCATTCCGGGAGCTGCCCCCCATGGGATCCACACGGTTAACACGGCTTATACGATCCAAGCCATTTCCAGAACCCGCCTTATCACTGTTAAATAGATCCCTCCGTATATTCAAATAATTACTGTAACGAACGCTGACGGCCCTGCTCCCATAAACCAAACTGTGATCGCTCTTCACACTATCGCTACTGCAGCTACTGACACTAGTACCTCTACTAGCGCTACTGCTACTTCTGGAGGAGGGTCTCCCTGAACCGGACCCATCACCAACATCCCTATACTTCTTATTGTACTTATATTTTCTACAGAACTTTTTAAACAAGTACTTCTCCTCCTTAATAATATTATTAATCTTTATATCATGTAGTATGTTGTTGTCTAGCTGGGTTAGCATAAAGCGAGCAAACTCGTAAGGTACACTCATCATGGAACTCGTGTCGAAGTAGGTATTTTCATCATAAATTAAATCGTAAACATGTGGatgtattttctccttatatatttccttctctaGAACTTCATCCAATAGGTTAAGGGAGCAGAACCAACAGAAATGTTcaatccattttttgttcgcACAGACGGGGCTATTATCCCTTACAGTTTTAGCATCCCCTTTGCTTGTCTCCTCCTTGTCGGCCACCTTCTTGCATTCTTGTTTCTTCGCATTCGTGCCATGGTTAAGgtaatttctcttttccaaCAGAATGCTATCAACATGGTTGTTGCTATTTGGATTCACGaacaaatttaacaaaatatttttattgttatTGAAAAAGTTCGCACTTCTCCTTGCTTCCTTCTCATCGTCTATGCTCTCCAGAACCTCAAAGAGGTTCCTGTTGGCGGAGAATATGGACTCACTTCTgtaactccttttttgttctttcatttcATCTTGTCACTGTGGCTTTAGgtctctttaccttccttgGCGGAAGTGACGGTGCTTCTGCTACCGCGGTTGCTTCTCCTACGGTGAttgcttctccttcccagatgttcctcttttttttggcgcTTCCAATTTGgggggcataaaaaaaaagggggggtacTCACGGGGGCGAGGTACGCAACAAAGGACAATCGCAGAGATGACGTGTAGGAAGGTTAAGATGGATGAAGCATGTGCAGACCAAATGAAACCGCTTGGAGTAATGTGAAGGCCTCCTCTTACAAGGGTTTCGCCATGTGTACAGAGGAGTATGAGCACGTGTACATATCCGTAGTGctatttaaaagaaaaaaaaaaaaaaaaatgactgtGAGATTTTCTCTCTATTTCCTACTACTCGTGCAGATCCCCGTTTAAAAAGGTTGTCCTTCCCACAGCTTCGTACTCGCATTCCGAAATTAAAAACTTCGTGCACACTCCTGGGACGATATAACGCGTAATCTTAAAAGATGTGAAGGCAGATCCTTATGGTGTACACCTCTCTTTCACCGCTACACGTGGGTATACCTGGCGCGACCAAATCTGCTACGTTGGTGAGTTCTtactttgtttatttttctatcATTAAAACGGGAGGCATGTGAAAGGTAATCAGCAGAGGCCTATATGGCGAGGTGTACACGTGTTAGCGATTACGTACTGACGGTAACGTACTAACTGAAACTGGCGGAAAGGTATGCATCCCCCGACGCAGCATAAGCATGTGTGTAGGGAAAAGAATCGTGCGCGTATTTTAAAACGTACTGCTACTTGTTAATTCTGCAAAAAGATGGCAAATGGCgagtgtatgtatgtatgtatgttcgTACGTCCGCATGAACTTATGTGTACTTCGAGTGAACACGAAGCATGCCTTAAAAtggataattaaaaattggaaTGAGTATATGCCTGCCTTGCACGAGGCCATGTACACAATACTTCAAATTTTAAAGCACATATTTTCGGTCGTAACGTTTCCGTTTTTGCAGAGCCCACATAAATTAATCGAGTTACAAATGTAATTCGGTCGCGTTTAACATGTTGACGCAAAAACACGCAAAACAGAGGTAGTTagtttttttcacattttgcacatttctcacatttttcatattttacacatttttcatattttacacatttctcacatttttcatatttttcacattttacaCATTTGACCGTTTATCTGCCCATTCGTGAAGTTAAATCGGATTTCCTTAACATACTAGCGGACAggatggcaaaaaaaaaaaaaaaaaaaaaaaaaaaaaaaagaaagaaagaagaaaaaaaaaaaatatattaacaatgaagaaaatgtacatgtgtagaaAGCAAGGGTGGGGAAAAACATTATGGCGATGCGAAAATGGCACCATGGGAATGCGCAGCAATAGTATACAGTACACTATTGTACAGTCGTGTGCTCTTGTGTAATATAGTGTAATGTGTACTATTGCTGTGCGTTTTTCGCCTTTTAAGCTTTATTTTTGCGGCCCCTTCTTGTAGTGAGCAACGCGAGTTGGATACGCCTTCTACGCCACACATGTACTGTTACACGTGGACGTGACATATTATGGGTTTGCGAAAAACAAATACGCAGTTTTCCATTTGGAAGTGTCCGTCCGGATGTTCTCGCTTGGAAAGCCTTTTTCggaaattcctttttcgtgTCCCCAAATTTGCGCTtccccattttcttttcttttacatcaaccgggagggaaaaaacggagaaaagttcctttttgtatgaacaggtcaggtaaaaaaaaaaaaaaaaaaaatatatgtaaatttttttctttcccttttggctAGTAAGTTAAAAAATGTCTATTCGCaactttttgcaaaaatgcgACTGTTTCAGTTCAGAGTTGTTCAActttttggaggaaaaaaagaatgaatgaagcATAAAACGGaattgtataaaaaaaaaagtaagcaGTACGAATGGGAAATGTAAAGGAAAGCAGAAAAGAACGAAGGCAGGGGGGGTCTTCTCTTAGCTGTAAAAACGCTAGGGAGAGACGTAGCGGAATGTTCATCATTTGGAAACGTGTGATAAacgcaaaaaatgtataagtCCAGTGAATGGACCGACGAAGATGTGTAACTTAAAATTGGGGCCCACTTACACCATCTACAAGGTGGAATACCTATATCAACTGCAGCACGGTTGGCGCGTAGTGGGGAATTTTTCCCAAACCATTTTAACGGCACATTCGTGTGATAAGCatggagagaaaagaacGCTGCAACATTGCAAAAGCCTGTTCAGCATTTGATATTAGcggagaaaaggagaaaaaaaaaaaaggcactgtaaaaatcccctttttattcGCACTTCTTAAAAGGTTAATTTAACCGCTGTCTACGCATTTTCTGTAACTGCACATAcgagatatatacatagggGGAAAGCATCTCCCCTTCTGGATCCGAGGCCAAGTTCTTACCCTTGCCGATATGTAAATTCCTATTTGCCTTCactttttactatttttgaCTTTCTCGTAAAAATACTGATGAAAGGAATTGTACGGCATTAGCTCTGGATGGAAGACCATTCCCAAGCAGTTGTTCTGTTCGACAGCTAAAAAGGGGAtaacaagagaaaaaaaaaaaaaaaaaaagagaagggggAGGATTGAGGTGAACAATCAGTATGTTGCATAACTTGGCAAGGGAATAACATGCCCTCGCGATATGCTTACAAGTCGCACAAAAAACGCGTCCGTATGAATATTCGCGTTGTTCTGTAGCTCCTTACCAGCTATTATATTGGAGCCGAAGGGTTCATGGGAAAATGTCGCGAGTGTGTGAAtctgaaaaaaggaagaatgttgGTAGTGGTGACAATAAGGTTAAGGTTAAAAGGGGGACAGTAGAATACGGGCATATACAAGCCCGTGGAGCCCTAACATAGGTACATTACCTGATCGGAGTGAATTTCCTTTATGTACGGGGCTCGTATGCAGGCCCCGCGCAAATTCTTCTTGAAGGCACTGTTTTCTGAGTGTACATTTAGCGAGCATATGAAGCTGTCGTTCTGTGGGAATGTAAATTGTGAGAAGACAGAAATGTAAGCATTTTCAAGACGAAGTAGCTCGAGGGATCAAATGAATAGGCGATCATACGTTATTCTTTGCGcctttgctccttttttttttttttcttttttttttttttttttatctttttttcctttcacctgTGAGCCATAATAGTTCCGGCTTATGGTGATGTCCAATCCCcccaaggaaaaattctTGCCGTATGCTTTGCTTTGTGTCTCATTGTTCTCCACGTTGTTCGAGAGGAGGATGCATCCTGAATGGGAGTGGAATGGTGCATTGATGATCCTTACCCTTGTGGTGATGTTTCTGCGTGAATtaagtacatatgtgtatgctgATAGATGCAAACGCCGCGGTATTTGCATCGTCGCTACGTATTTGCACCGTTGCTACGTATTTGCATCGTTGCTACGTATTTGCATCGTTGCTACTTTTCCTTACCCGCACAGGTCCCCCATACGGGTTTCTTCTTGATGTGAATGAATTCCTTTAAGGCCTGTGACGAGCGGGACAAAATTAGGATGACgggaattgtaaaaaaagagggtaGGAGGAATTCCCTATATGCGAACTTGCAAACGCACCGTTAGGGGTATGAACCGCACCGCACGATCCGCGACAGTTGCTAATCCTTACGTTGTACAAGGCATCGTTATCGTAGGCGAAACATTTTCTCAATGTCGTGGACTCCCCGCCGGGTATCACGAGACCATCACAAGTGCTCAGGTCCTTTATATTTCGAACCTTGAAAGAGATACAAACGGGGGTggggtgggggggaaaaagggagagtGTACAATGAATAACATTTGTTTCTACTTTCGTATGGTATATAATCGTTAGAAATGACGAAAGTGGTGCATAGAGGTGTATAGATAGTGAGTGCTTATCAACATGGGAAGTACGCAAATACAAATGCAGGTACACTCATCCATCCTTACTTCTATAACCCTCAAGTTTGGTTGTTCCAATTTATTCAAGTGCTTTATGTGTGGTTGGAAATCCCCCTGGAGAGACAAAACGCCAATTGTAATATCTGCCATTTTGTGGAAAGGAAGTTCGCTCACAAGTATTGATGAAAATGGACgatgaatttattttgaagaaggtatatttttaattatccaATGGAGAGTGTGCATCCTGCTAGTTGATCAGGAATGGAAGAAAAGTATATGCTTCGTTTTGTGCAGGTTCCGATGCCCGTCTGACGTGCTATTCTT
Coding sequences:
- a CDS encoding pyridoxine biosynthesis protein PDX2, putative — encoded protein: MADITIGVLSLQGDFQPHIKHLNKLEQPNLRVIEVRNIKDLSTCDGLVIPGGESTTLRKCFAYDNDALYNALKEFIHIKKKPVWGTCAGCILLSNNVENNETQSKAYGKNFSLGGLDITISRNYYGSQNDSFICSLNVHSENSAFKKNLRGACIRAPYIKEIHSDQIHTLATFSHEPFGSNIIAAVEQNNCLGMVFHPELMPYNSFHQYFYEKVKNSKK